The following proteins come from a genomic window of Motilibacter peucedani:
- a CDS encoding pirin family protein, whose protein sequence is MPPAEPVVHRSADRFVTRQPGIESRHSFSYGPHYDPANISFGPLLAFNDERIAPGAGFPEHRHAAIEIATYVVSGQLAHGGPHPSVLRAGETAWLDAAGGVVHSEINASALEPLRFLQSWLVPGTGRVEPLLVPLADREEFPLPSNAFVHVFVVDGSGELPSGARLDAGDAVRCREVRSGSFTAGPDGALLHVWVL, encoded by the coding sequence GTGCCTCCGGCTGAGCCGGTCGTGCACCGCTCGGCCGACCGCTTCGTGACGCGGCAGCCGGGCATCGAGTCGCGTCACTCGTTCTCCTACGGCCCGCACTACGACCCGGCCAACATCTCGTTCGGGCCGCTGCTCGCCTTCAACGACGAGCGGATCGCCCCCGGGGCCGGCTTCCCCGAGCACCGGCACGCGGCCATCGAGATCGCGACCTACGTCGTGTCCGGCCAACTGGCACACGGTGGTCCGCACCCGAGCGTCCTGCGGGCCGGCGAGACGGCCTGGCTCGACGCTGCTGGCGGGGTGGTGCACTCCGAGATCAACGCCTCGGCACTCGAACCGCTGCGCTTCCTGCAGTCCTGGCTCGTGCCTGGCACCGGTCGGGTCGAGCCGCTCCTCGTGCCGCTCGCTGACCGCGAGGAGTTTCCGTTGCCGAGCAACGCTTTCGTGCACGTGTTCGTCGTAGACGGCTCGGGCGAGCTGCCGTCCGGCGCGCGGCTCGACGCCGGTGATGCGGTGCGCTGCCGAGAGGTACGCAGTGGCTCGTTCACCGCCGGTCCGGACGGTGCGCTGCTGCACGTGTGGGTGCTCTAG
- a CDS encoding response regulator transcription factor: MSSIRLLLADDQALVRGALAALLALEPDLEVVAEVGSGDAVVAAALESRPDVALLDIEMPGLDGIAATAALRAALPSCRVLVVTTFGRPGYLRRAMEAGASGFVVKDTPAAQLADAVRRIRAGLRVVDPALAAESLASGSSPLTQRESDVLGAAREGGTVADLSRALHLSEGTVRNHLSSAMGKTGARTRAEAVRIALENGWLLGS; this comes from the coding sequence GTGAGCTCGATCCGCCTGCTGCTCGCCGACGACCAGGCGCTGGTCCGGGGTGCGCTGGCCGCTCTGCTCGCCCTGGAGCCCGACCTCGAGGTCGTCGCCGAGGTCGGCAGCGGCGACGCCGTGGTCGCTGCCGCCCTCGAGTCGCGTCCCGACGTGGCCCTGCTCGACATCGAGATGCCCGGGCTCGACGGCATCGCCGCCACGGCCGCCCTGCGTGCGGCGCTGCCGTCGTGCCGCGTGCTGGTCGTGACGACGTTCGGACGCCCCGGCTACCTGCGCCGGGCGATGGAGGCCGGTGCGAGCGGGTTCGTCGTCAAGGACACCCCCGCGGCACAGCTCGCCGACGCCGTACGCCGCATCCGTGCCGGTCTCCGCGTCGTCGACCCCGCGCTGGCCGCGGAGTCGCTCGCCAGCGGCAGCAGCCCGCTGACGCAGCGCGAGAGCGACGTCCTCGGTGCCGCGCGCGAGGGCGGTACGGTGGCCGACCTCTCCCGCGCGCTGCACCTCTCGGAGGGCACGGTGCGCAACCACCTGTCCTCGGCGATGGGCAAGACCGGCGCCCGCACGCGCGCCGAAGCGGTGCGCATCGCGCTCGAGAACGGCTGGCTGCTCGGCAGCTAG
- a CDS encoding sensor histidine kinase, protein MTGGAQSMGVLEPPPRLRWVFAAVWLVYLQQAFAASWHSPSVVARWVSLTALTVFAVTYLLVFRWGRTAIRSGVEVTPRGWYAVAGMTGLALLTLPGAGEDGLATTVYLAASVMLLLPRVHRLVALALLLASAWLAQVLVPGWSTDGGVLLGTVLAAVATGGVLKVVERNRQLAHAHEEIARLAVAEERSRMARDLHDILGHSLTVITVKAELAGRLLEADPTRVAAEVHDIERLSREALTDVRATISGQRTVTLTGEIAGARAALAGAGIEADLPTAVDEVPGSRRELFGWAVREGVTNVVRHSGARHCRVRVRADGVEIVDDGRGPCPGGGAGSGLAGLRERVRQAGGEVAVGRASESGGFALRVELPAARA, encoded by the coding sequence ATGACCGGCGGCGCGCAGTCGATGGGGGTGCTGGAGCCGCCGCCGCGTCTGCGCTGGGTCTTCGCCGCCGTGTGGCTGGTCTACCTGCAGCAGGCGTTCGCCGCCTCGTGGCACTCGCCCTCGGTCGTCGCCAGGTGGGTCTCGCTGACCGCCTTGACGGTCTTCGCGGTCACCTACCTGCTGGTCTTCCGATGGGGCCGCACCGCGATCCGTAGCGGCGTCGAGGTGACGCCGCGCGGGTGGTACGCAGTGGCTGGCATGACGGGGCTCGCTCTCCTCACGCTCCCCGGTGCCGGCGAGGACGGCCTGGCGACCACCGTCTACCTCGCCGCCTCGGTGATGCTGCTGCTGCCGCGGGTGCACCGCCTGGTGGCGCTGGCGCTGCTGCTCGCGAGCGCCTGGCTGGCGCAGGTGCTGGTGCCGGGGTGGTCCACCGACGGGGGCGTGCTGCTCGGCACAGTGCTCGCCGCGGTGGCCACCGGCGGTGTCCTCAAGGTGGTCGAGCGCAACCGGCAGCTCGCCCACGCCCACGAGGAGATCGCCCGCCTGGCCGTCGCGGAGGAGCGCAGCCGCATGGCCCGCGACCTGCACGACATCCTCGGGCACTCGCTCACGGTCATCACGGTGAAGGCCGAGCTCGCCGGCCGCCTGCTCGAGGCCGACCCGACCAGGGTCGCCGCGGAGGTGCACGACATCGAGCGGCTCTCGCGCGAGGCGCTCACCGACGTCCGGGCGACCATCTCGGGCCAGCGCACCGTCACGCTCACCGGCGAGATCGCGGGCGCCCGGGCCGCCCTGGCCGGCGCCGGCATCGAGGCCGACCTGCCGACAGCGGTCGACGAGGTCCCCGGCAGCCGGCGCGAGCTCTTCGGCTGGGCCGTGCGCGAGGGCGTGACCAACGTCGTGCGGCACAGCGGTGCACGGCACTGCCGGGTGCGGGTGCGCGCCGACGGGGTCGAGATCGTCGACGACGGACGGGGACCCTGCCCAGGGGGCGGCGCAGGCAGCGGGCTCGCCGGGCTCCGCGAGCGGGTGCGCCAGGCCGGCGGCGAGGTGGCCGTCGGGCGCGCGAGCGAGAGCGGCGGGTTCGCCCTGCGGGTCGAGCTGCCGGCGGCGCGCGCGTGA
- a CDS encoding ABC transporter permease, with protein MTALTLEDRAPRTLPRLGGLSPTLVRTELRRQLRNRRVVVFTLVLPVVLFLSVGAPQHASTVAGVPGDAYALVSFAVYGAMVAATSTGAAVSAERAQGWTRQLRLTPLRPGAYVAAKVLSALALSSASAALTLAAGALRGVRMAALDWLAVWAGAELGALVFAALGLSVGYLLTSDNAMQVVGPLLAVLAMLGGLFWPLESMSPSMRELARLLPVYGVSSIARSPLTGQHVGIGLVANVVLWGSVFAWLAARLFRRDTARA; from the coding sequence ATGACCGCCCTCACCCTCGAGGACCGCGCACCGCGCACCCTCCCCCGCCTCGGCGGGCTCAGCCCGACCCTGGTCCGCACCGAGCTGCGCCGCCAGCTGCGCAACCGGCGCGTCGTGGTCTTCACGCTCGTCCTGCCCGTGGTGCTCTTCCTGAGCGTCGGCGCGCCGCAGCACGCCAGCACCGTCGCCGGGGTGCCGGGAGACGCGTACGCGCTGGTCAGCTTCGCGGTCTATGGCGCCATGGTCGCGGCGACCAGCACGGGCGCCGCCGTGAGCGCCGAGCGGGCGCAGGGCTGGACCCGCCAGCTGCGCCTGACCCCGCTGCGGCCCGGCGCCTACGTCGCGGCGAAGGTGCTCAGCGCGCTGGCCCTGTCGTCGGCGTCGGCGGCGCTGACGCTCGCGGCCGGCGCACTGCGTGGGGTGCGCATGGCGGCCCTCGACTGGCTGGCGGTGTGGGCAGGGGCCGAGCTGGGCGCACTGGTCTTCGCCGCGCTCGGCCTCTCGGTCGGCTACCTGCTCACGAGCGACAACGCCATGCAGGTGGTCGGGCCGCTGCTGGCCGTGCTGGCCATGCTCGGCGGGCTGTTCTGGCCGCTGGAGTCGATGTCCCCCAGCATGCGTGAGCTCGCCCGGCTCCTGCCCGTCTACGGCGTCTCGAGCATCGCACGGTCTCCGCTCACCGGGCAGCACGTGGGCATCGGCCTGGTCGCTAACGTGGTGCTGTGGGGATCGGTGTTCGCCTGGCTCGCCGCCCGGCTCTTCCGTCGCGACACCGCGCGGGCATGA
- a CDS encoding ABC transporter ATP-binding protein — MTDRAPALRLAGLSKSFGAVRAVDRIDLEVSAGEVVAFLGPNGAGKTTTLDMVLGLAVPDTGTVEVHGRTPEQAVREGRVAAVMQSGGLLRELTVRETVELTASFFADARPVDEVLERAGIARIAGRRVGVCSGGQQQRLRFALALLPDPDVLLLDEPTTGMDVEGRRAFWAAIRDDAARGRTVLFATHFLEEADAYADRVVLVSGGRVVADGTAAQVRAQAAGRTVRATLPGADRRALAQVPGVDAVEVRGDTVLLRTADSDAVARHLLTATAACDVEITSRGLEDAFLTLTGSTA; from the coding sequence ATGACGGACAGAGCCCCCGCCCTCCGACTGGCGGGCCTGAGCAAGAGCTTCGGCGCCGTACGCGCTGTCGACCGCATCGACCTCGAGGTGAGCGCCGGCGAGGTGGTGGCCTTCCTCGGCCCCAACGGCGCGGGCAAGACCACGACGCTCGACATGGTCCTCGGCCTCGCCGTCCCGGATACCGGGACGGTCGAGGTGCACGGGCGCACCCCGGAGCAGGCGGTGCGCGAGGGCCGGGTCGCCGCGGTCATGCAGAGCGGGGGCCTGCTGCGCGAGCTCACCGTGCGCGAGACCGTCGAGCTCACCGCCTCGTTCTTCGCCGACGCCCGGCCGGTCGACGAGGTCCTCGAGCGCGCCGGCATCGCCAGGATCGCCGGCCGCCGCGTCGGCGTCTGCTCCGGCGGCCAGCAGCAGCGGCTCCGCTTCGCCCTGGCGCTGCTGCCCGACCCGGACGTGCTGCTGCTCGACGAGCCGACCACCGGGATGGACGTCGAGGGCCGACGGGCGTTCTGGGCCGCCATCCGCGACGACGCGGCCCGCGGGCGCACGGTGCTGTTCGCCACCCACTTCCTGGAGGAGGCCGACGCCTACGCCGACCGGGTCGTGCTCGTGTCTGGCGGTCGCGTCGTGGCCGACGGCACCGCCGCCCAGGTCCGCGCCCAGGCCGCAGGGCGTACGGTGCGCGCTACCCTGCCCGGCGCCGACCGCCGCGCTCTGGCGCAGGTGCCCGGCGTCGACGCGGTCGAGGTGCGCGGCGACACCGTCCTCCTGCGCACCGCCGACTCCGACGCGGTCGCCCGCCACCTGCTGACCGCCACCGCCGCCTGCGACGTCGAGATCACCTCGCGTGGTCTCGAGGACGCCTTCCTCACGCTGACCGGGAGCACCGCATGA